From Nitrospirota bacterium, the proteins below share one genomic window:
- a CDS encoding aminomethyltransferase family protein, giving the protein MKHSLLQDQHAKLGAVFEEVAGWTMPAHYGDVRAEHGAVRRVVGLADLSHRGQVRVTGEDRIKWLQSVISNDILSLSVGQGAYSSLLTHKGKMLTYFRVYLLADSVMLEDVGEIGESTFQALRKFLLFGTKAKLENCAESWGLLLISGPKAPEVLKAAFKVEVGHLRPLHVLTHRIGGLPALLIRTEETGETDIEIMISADGVQTAWEALMQAGLPFGIRPFGGHAREALRLEAGLPKAGPDLNEDIVPPEANLEGKAFSLTKGCYPGQEVVARMDTYGSVRRRLVGLVLKEPVIPPRGAKLFSGEREVGWISSATYSPQLDSVIAFGFPLRDFTKPDTALTVDINGRRYDATVRPLPFYARPAG; this is encoded by the coding sequence ATGAAACACTCCCTTCTCCAAGACCAGCACGCGAAACTGGGCGCCGTTTTTGAAGAGGTCGCCGGTTGGACCATGCCCGCGCACTACGGCGATGTGCGGGCCGAGCACGGGGCCGTGCGCCGGGTGGTCGGCCTCGCGGACCTGTCGCATCGAGGCCAAGTCCGCGTCACCGGCGAGGATCGGATCAAATGGCTGCAGAGCGTGATCAGCAACGACATCCTGTCGCTCTCAGTCGGCCAGGGCGCCTATTCCAGCTTGCTGACCCACAAGGGCAAGATGCTCACGTATTTCCGGGTCTACCTGCTGGCCGACTCGGTCATGCTCGAAGACGTCGGCGAGATCGGCGAGAGCACGTTTCAGGCCCTGCGCAAGTTTCTCCTGTTCGGCACGAAGGCCAAGCTGGAGAATTGCGCGGAAAGCTGGGGGCTCCTGCTGATCAGCGGTCCGAAGGCGCCGGAGGTACTCAAGGCGGCCTTCAAGGTCGAGGTCGGCCATCTCCGGCCGCTGCATGTCCTGACTCACCGGATCGGCGGCCTGCCGGCCTTGCTCATCCGTACCGAAGAGACCGGCGAGACCGATATCGAGATCATGATCTCCGCAGACGGCGTGCAGACTGCGTGGGAAGCGCTCATGCAGGCCGGCCTACCGTTCGGCATCAGGCCGTTCGGCGGTCATGCGAGGGAAGCGCTGCGTCTGGAAGCGGGATTGCCGAAGGCCGGTCCGGATCTCAACGAGGACATCGTGCCGCCTGAAGCGAATCTTGAAGGCAAAGCGTTCAGTCTCACCAAAGGCTGCTATCCCGGCCAGGAAGTCGTCGCCAGGATGGACACCTATGGCAGCGTGCGGCGGCGGTTGGTCGGCTTGGTGTTGAAGGAGCCGGTCATTCCGCCGAGAGGCGCCAAGCTCTTCAGCGGCGAGCGGGAAGTCGGCTGGATCAGCAGCGCCACCTACTCACCGCAACTCGACAGCGTCATCGCGTTCGGATTTCCGCTCCGCGATTTCACCAAACCGGACACCGCGCTCACGGTCGACATCAATGGCCGGCGCTACGACGCCACGGTCCGACCGCTCCCGTTTTACGCCCGACCTGCGGGTTAG
- a CDS encoding extracellular solute-binding protein, whose protein sequence is MKMHEGVRRPDRREVRPETVFPYRGMWPILILACLVSIAGQAPSSPAADRLVVYSGRAERLIKPVLDAFQARTGIQVDLLSSGTTELVNRLQVEGERTQADVLITNDAGSLERARELGLLRPLSMPETERAIPSQFRAPDNSWVGLSGRFWIVVYNTTRVKPGDITSILDLAAPRWKEKIAIPNSGSEYLQAGVSVIKATYGDEKTKRFLQGLKANAGTQVYQKSSQIVEAVAKGEADVGLVNHYYVYRHLATQPGAPIALLMPDQYEGGMGAIMNVAGVGVVRHTRHLDGAKRLVEFLVSQAGQKMFADLNKEYPLHPEVKADPALLERKTFRAATVPLARLAELREPTVTLIEQVGLR, encoded by the coding sequence ATGAAAATGCACGAAGGAGTTCGTCGGCCTGATCGCCGCGAGGTCCGGCCTGAGACCGTCTTTCCTTACAGAGGCATGTGGCCGATTCTGATCCTGGCATGCCTGGTTTCGATCGCCGGCCAGGCGCCGTCCTCTCCCGCCGCGGATCGGCTGGTCGTCTACTCCGGGCGGGCCGAGCGCCTGATCAAGCCGGTTCTCGATGCCTTTCAAGCCAGGACCGGCATCCAGGTGGATCTGCTGTCGTCCGGCACGACTGAACTGGTCAACCGTCTGCAGGTGGAAGGCGAACGGACCCAGGCGGACGTCCTGATCACCAACGACGCCGGTAGCCTGGAACGGGCGCGGGAACTGGGGTTGTTGCGGCCCCTCTCCATGCCGGAGACCGAGCGGGCGATCCCGTCGCAGTTCCGCGCGCCGGACAACAGTTGGGTGGGATTGTCGGGACGCTTCTGGATCGTGGTCTATAACACGACGCGCGTCAAACCCGGAGACATCACGTCCATCCTGGACCTCGCCGCCCCTCGCTGGAAGGAGAAGATCGCGATTCCGAATTCGGGCAGCGAATACCTGCAGGCCGGCGTGTCGGTCATCAAGGCGACCTACGGGGATGAAAAGACCAAGCGGTTCCTCCAAGGGCTGAAAGCCAATGCCGGCACCCAGGTGTATCAGAAAAGCTCGCAGATCGTGGAAGCCGTCGCGAAGGGAGAGGCGGATGTCGGGCTGGTGAACCACTACTACGTCTATCGGCACCTCGCGACCCAGCCCGGAGCCCCCATTGCCTTGCTCATGCCGGATCAGTACGAAGGGGGGATGGGCGCCATCATGAACGTCGCAGGCGTCGGGGTCGTGAGACACACCCGCCATCTCGACGGCGCGAAACGACTGGTCGAGTTCCTCGTCTCCCAAGCCGGCCAGAAAATGTTCGCCGATCTCAACAAGGAATACCCGCTGCATCCCGAGGTCAAAGCGGACCCCGCTTTGCTCGAACGCAAGACCTTCCGTGCGGCGACGGTGCCGTTGGCCCGGTTGGCGGAACTGCGGGAGCCGACCGTGACCCTCATCGAGCAGGTGGGACTCCGCTGA
- a CDS encoding Fur family transcriptional regulator, whose protein sequence is MASHKNTHKNIKEMQVLKEHLAKHQLKLTRQRELILSVFLKKEHITAEEMYHLLAKKDPHLGLATIYRTLNLFCDAGLAQARHFGSQTQYDNVSHKGHHDHLICTGCGKIVEFENCEIERLQEEVATKNGFVIQTHKLELYGLCSSCRH, encoded by the coding sequence ATGGCGTCGCATAAAAACACGCACAAGAATATAAAAGAAATGCAGGTGCTCAAGGAGCACCTGGCCAAACATCAGCTCAAGCTGACTCGGCAGCGGGAGCTGATTCTCAGCGTGTTCCTCAAAAAGGAGCACATCACCGCCGAGGAGATGTACCATCTGCTGGCGAAGAAAGACCCCCACCTCGGCCTCGCGACCATCTATCGGACCCTCAACCTCTTTTGCGACGCCGGCCTGGCGCAGGCCCGTCACTTCGGGTCGCAGACGCAGTACGACAACGTCTCACACAAGGGGCACCACGACCACCTGATCTGCACGGGCTGCGGGAAGATCGTAGAGTTTGAGAACTGCGAAATCGAACGCCTGCAGGAAGAAGTGGCCACCAAGAACGGCTTCGTCATTCAGACCCACAAGCTCGAACTCTATGGCCTCTGTTCGAGCTGCCGCCATTGA
- a CDS encoding alkaline phosphatase D family protein, with protein MRSWLRIWIGPVSLWLALSLTGCPPSYKPGLPPGSPFAEPSASFSGRLSSGIATGDVTDRSALVWLRTDGPKKVQIEWAPVEEWARAEGDHADLPHLAGTALLQTGREHDFTLRVPLDGLKPATRYRYQVLVEDRQWEGGLAPVAKVAAAGEFLTAPAPDAPAPVTFLWSGDLGGQQRCRDDRAGYPIFDVMRRQQPDFAVLLGDLIYSDDTCPSPPNAPGSAFTASTLDEYRAKHRYQRGSSALQRFLAAVPVFAIWDDHEVGNNFAGPHDPRMPIGRQALLEYWPIRTPPDDPTRLYRRVRFGADLELFILDTRQYRSRNAEPDGPGKTMLGEAQRAWLLDGLAKSTATWKVIATSVPLSNPKGGTLLAPGNDSWARGPDGTGFQTELGQIVEAILSRRIKNVVWLAADVHYVQANAYDPDGDGVADFHEFICGPLSAAYGRPVLPNPAFKPVTLFSDGGYSNFGVVSVKGTLLEVRILDDQGALRAAHTLKAR; from the coding sequence ATGCGCTCCTGGCTTCGTATCTGGATTGGGCCGGTCTCTCTCTGGCTGGCGTTGTCACTGACCGGCTGCCCGCCTTCTTATAAACCCGGCCTGCCGCCCGGCAGCCCTTTTGCGGAACCATCCGCCTCGTTTTCCGGCAGGCTGTCGTCCGGGATCGCGACCGGCGATGTGACCGATCGTTCGGCTCTCGTGTGGCTCCGTACGGACGGCCCCAAGAAAGTCCAGATTGAATGGGCGCCAGTGGAAGAATGGGCGAGGGCGGAGGGCGATCATGCCGACTTGCCTCACTTGGCCGGAACCGCCCTCCTGCAGACCGGCCGGGAGCATGACTTCACGCTCCGCGTGCCGCTCGATGGACTGAAGCCTGCGACAAGGTACCGGTATCAGGTGTTGGTGGAGGACCGGCAGTGGGAAGGCGGCTTGGCCCCGGTCGCGAAGGTTGCGGCCGCGGGCGAATTTCTGACGGCGCCTGCGCCGGACGCGCCAGCGCCGGTGACCTTTCTGTGGAGCGGCGATCTCGGGGGGCAGCAACGCTGTCGCGATGACCGGGCCGGCTACCCGATTTTTGATGTCATGCGTCGGCAACAGCCCGATTTTGCCGTCTTGCTGGGCGACCTCATCTATAGCGACGATACCTGCCCCTCGCCGCCGAACGCCCCGGGCAGCGCCTTTACGGCCTCGACGTTGGATGAGTATCGTGCGAAGCATCGCTATCAGCGCGGCTCATCGGCGCTCCAACGATTCTTAGCCGCCGTCCCGGTGTTCGCGATCTGGGACGACCACGAAGTCGGCAACAATTTTGCCGGTCCGCATGATCCGCGGATGCCGATCGGCCGGCAGGCATTGCTGGAGTACTGGCCGATCCGGACGCCGCCTGACGATCCGACTCGGCTGTATCGGCGGGTCCGATTCGGGGCCGACCTGGAACTCTTCATCCTCGATACGCGTCAGTACCGCAGCCGCAACGCGGAGCCGGATGGGCCGGGCAAGACCATGCTGGGCGAGGCACAGCGGGCGTGGCTGCTGGACGGGTTGGCGAAGTCCACGGCGACCTGGAAGGTGATCGCCACCAGCGTGCCGTTGTCCAATCCCAAGGGAGGCACCCTACTGGCGCCGGGCAACGATAGCTGGGCGCGCGGGCCGGACGGAACGGGGTTTCAGACGGAGCTCGGGCAGATTGTGGAGGCGATCCTGTCGCGCCGTATCAAGAACGTCGTCTGGTTGGCGGCCGACGTGCATTACGTGCAAGCCAACGCCTACGATCCGGATGGAGACGGTGTGGCGGACTTTCATGAATTCATCTGCGGGCCGCTCTCCGCGGCCTACGGTCGTCCTGTCCTCCCCAATCCCGCCTTCAAGCCCGTGACCCTGTTCAGCGACGGCGGGTACTCGAACTTCGGGGTGGTGTCGGTGAAAGGAACGCTGCTCGAGGTCCGGATTCTCGACGACCAGGGCGCGCTTCGGGCGGCACATACGCTCAAGGCTCGGTAA
- a CDS encoding carboxypeptidase M32 encodes MKTLATLEPLTTRLLEIQRIHSAASLLSWDQETYMPPKGGDARAEQIAALQGLAHERFASPDLERELTKWIDPATGRILETPGDAWDEPSRSLLREVWRDFSRAKKLPLEFVKRLSRECSLAQQVWAEARRKSDFRMFLPNLRTVVALKREEAGYLGYTASPYDALLDLYEPGSTVAALKPLFDALKARLVPLLDRVMASSVKIDDAVLFKSYDTARQLEFGRLVLTAMGYDFERGRLDLSAHPFTTSFHPTDVRVTTRVHEKELPVCLFSCIHEGGHGLYDQGLDPRYYGTPLGDSLSLGIHESQSRLWENCVGRSRPFWRFFYPLLRQTFPEQLGGVEMEQFYAAVNRAKPSLIRVEADELTYNLHIMLRFEIEQDLIEGRTQVEDLPAIWNRKMQEYLGIAPETDADGVLQDVHWSLGSFGYFSTYTLGNLYAVQFYDQARLEIPDFNAQIESGQLIVLRRWLEQKIHRWGRMFTPDHLVQRVTGKSLSPEPFLTYLERKYGELYKL; translated from the coding sequence GTGAAGACCCTTGCCACCCTGGAACCGTTGACGACGCGGTTGCTCGAGATTCAGCGGATCCACAGCGCGGCGTCCCTGCTTTCCTGGGACCAGGAAACCTATATGCCGCCGAAAGGCGGCGACGCTCGGGCCGAGCAGATCGCCGCGCTGCAGGGCCTCGCCCACGAGCGGTTCGCCTCGCCGGACCTCGAACGGGAGCTGACCAAGTGGATCGATCCGGCAACCGGCCGAATCCTCGAGACGCCGGGCGATGCCTGGGACGAGCCGTCCCGCTCTCTGCTCCGGGAAGTATGGCGGGATTTCAGCCGGGCGAAGAAACTGCCGTTGGAGTTCGTGAAGCGCCTGAGCCGTGAATGCTCGCTGGCCCAACAGGTCTGGGCCGAAGCGCGGCGCAAGAGCGACTTCAGAATGTTTTTGCCCAATCTTCGCACAGTGGTGGCCCTCAAGCGGGAGGAGGCCGGCTATCTCGGCTACACGGCGTCGCCTTACGATGCGCTGCTGGATCTCTACGAACCGGGCTCGACGGTGGCCGCGCTGAAGCCGCTCTTCGACGCATTGAAAGCCCGCTTGGTCCCATTGCTCGATCGCGTGATGGCCAGCTCCGTCAAGATCGATGACGCCGTCCTCTTCAAGTCCTACGACACGGCCCGCCAATTGGAATTCGGCCGCCTGGTGCTGACCGCGATGGGTTATGACTTCGAGCGAGGGCGTCTGGATCTTTCCGCCCACCCCTTCACGACCTCCTTCCATCCCACGGACGTCCGAGTCACCACGCGCGTGCACGAAAAGGAGTTGCCGGTCTGCCTGTTCAGTTGCATTCACGAAGGCGGCCATGGGCTCTACGATCAAGGCCTGGATCCGCGCTATTACGGCACGCCGCTCGGCGACTCGCTCTCGCTGGGCATTCACGAAAGCCAATCGCGGTTATGGGAAAACTGCGTCGGCCGCTCCCGGCCCTTCTGGCGGTTTTTCTACCCGCTCCTCCGGCAGACGTTCCCCGAGCAACTCGGCGGCGTCGAGATGGAACAATTCTACGCCGCCGTCAATCGCGCCAAGCCGTCGTTGATCCGAGTGGAAGCGGACGAGTTGACCTACAACCTGCACATCATGCTGCGGTTCGAGATCGAGCAGGACTTGATCGAAGGTCGCACCCAGGTCGAAGACCTCCCCGCTATCTGGAATCGGAAGATGCAGGAGTACCTGGGTATTGCGCCGGAGACGGACGCGGACGGCGTCTTACAGGATGTCCATTGGTCGCTCGGTTCGTTCGGCTATTTTTCCACCTATACCTTGGGCAATCTGTACGCCGTCCAGTTCTACGACCAGGCGCGCCTGGAAATCCCCGACTTCAACGCGCAGATCGAGTCCGGACAGTTGATCGTGCTCCGGCGATGGCTCGAGCAGAAGATTCATCGCTGGGGACGCATGTTCACCCCTGATCACTTGGTGCAACGGGTCACCGGTAAAAGCCTGTCCCCCGAACCGTTCCTGACGTATCTGGAAAGGAAGTACGGCGAATTGTACAAGCTATAG
- a CDS encoding nuclear transport factor 2 family protein encodes MIKERIEEVTRANQAFYDAFESLDIARMDKVWAHLEYVTCIHPGWSQRVGWPAVRDSWVLIFNNTFSMKFELTEIQIQVAGDIAWVICTENITSRQDDQPIESRVLATNLYERIGDEWLMIHHHGSPVMG; translated from the coding sequence ATGATCAAGGAACGAATCGAGGAAGTGACGCGCGCCAACCAGGCCTTTTACGACGCCTTTGAAAGCTTGGATATCGCGCGGATGGACAAGGTATGGGCTCACCTGGAATATGTCACCTGCATCCATCCGGGTTGGTCGCAGCGGGTGGGGTGGCCGGCGGTGCGGGACTCGTGGGTATTGATCTTCAACAATACGTTCTCCATGAAATTCGAGCTCACCGAGATTCAGATCCAGGTGGCGGGGGACATCGCCTGGGTGATCTGCACGGAGAACATCACCAGCCGCCAGGACGACCAACCGATCGAAAGCCGGGTGCTGGCCACGAACCTCTATGAACGGATCGGGGATGAGTGGTTGATGATTCATCATCATGGGTCACCGGTCATGGGGTGA
- a CDS encoding tetratricopeptide repeat protein has translation MDLQDFLIQGEGSEEDKKEAWNLFQRAYEHQMKGDLEEAVRLYKKSIETHPTAEAYTFLGWTYSFMGRLDEAIEECHKAIAQDPDFGNPYNDIGAYLIEKGQFDEAIPWFEKAMQARRYESPAFPHLNLGRVYERKGRWNDAIECYKKALALNPNYALAKRALGRLISMMN, from the coding sequence ATGGACCTTCAGGATTTCTTAATACAGGGCGAGGGCAGCGAAGAGGACAAGAAGGAAGCCTGGAATCTGTTCCAGCGGGCGTACGAACACCAGATGAAAGGCGATCTTGAGGAAGCGGTCCGGCTGTACAAGAAGTCCATCGAAACCCATCCGACCGCCGAGGCGTATACCTTCCTGGGGTGGACCTACAGTTTCATGGGCAGACTCGACGAAGCGATCGAGGAATGCCATAAGGCCATCGCGCAAGACCCGGATTTCGGCAATCCCTACAATGACATCGGCGCCTACCTGATCGAGAAGGGCCAGTTCGACGAAGCCATTCCCTGGTTCGAGAAGGCCATGCAGGCCAGACGATACGAAAGCCCCGCCTTTCCTCATCTCAATCTCGGACGGGTCTATGAACGCAAGGGCCGCTGGAACGACGCGATCGAGTGTTATAAAAAGGCGCTGGCGCTCAACCCTAATTACGCGCTGGCCAAGCGCGCGCTCGGACGCCTCATCAGCATGATGAACTGA
- a CDS encoding DMT family transporter — MRKPSEWAAYGAVTAAAVLWGGSIVAQKLALGSFSPVEASVLRDTGGLAILMATWWWQEGGVARFTRTDLRTLSLLGLGVLGNHLLILIGLKYVSGAVAGVIIGSSPVVTSLLSAMLIQDVPLRAVWLGCLLSFAGVALVSVAGFQAVGEQPVLGSALVFLGVVSWALYSIGSRTIMERMSALTVNWTTLLVATVLQVPLMWADRKMTEAGMASVTAEDWLALGYLVIFATAVAQQAWLYGVNGIGPSRASVLGNLTPVAAVVLSALILKDPVGSIEIIGIILVLAGVWLVGWQTSRLKT, encoded by the coding sequence ATGCGTAAACCTTCGGAGTGGGCCGCCTACGGGGCGGTGACGGCAGCAGCCGTCCTGTGGGGCGGCTCGATCGTCGCGCAGAAGTTGGCGCTCGGGTCCTTCTCGCCCGTCGAAGCGTCCGTGCTGCGGGATACGGGCGGTCTCGCCATCCTGATGGCGACCTGGTGGTGGCAGGAGGGCGGGGTGGCACGCTTCACTCGTACGGACCTCCGTACCCTGTCGCTCCTCGGGCTCGGTGTGTTGGGCAATCACCTCTTGATCCTGATCGGGCTGAAATACGTGAGCGGTGCTGTTGCGGGCGTCATCATCGGCTCGTCTCCGGTCGTCACGTCGTTGCTTTCGGCGATGCTGATTCAAGATGTCCCGTTGCGAGCCGTCTGGCTCGGCTGTCTCCTGTCATTTGCGGGAGTGGCGCTCGTGTCGGTGGCGGGATTTCAGGCCGTCGGCGAACAGCCGGTGCTCGGCAGCGCGCTCGTGTTCCTGGGCGTGGTGAGTTGGGCGCTGTATAGCATCGGTAGCCGGACGATCATGGAGCGGATGTCCGCGCTGACGGTCAATTGGACGACGTTGTTGGTTGCCACGGTGCTCCAGGTTCCCCTGATGTGGGCCGATCGCAAAATGACGGAGGCGGGTATGGCCTCGGTAACAGCCGAGGATTGGCTGGCGTTAGGCTACTTGGTCATCTTCGCGACCGCCGTCGCGCAGCAGGCGTGGTTGTACGGTGTGAACGGGATCGGTCCCTCGCGCGCGTCCGTGCTGGGCAACCTGACGCCCGTCGCGGCGGTCGTGCTGTCCGCGCTTATTTTGAAAGACCCGGTCGGGTCGATCGAGATCATCGGAATTATCTTGGTTCTGGCCGGCGTCTGGTTGGTCGGCTGGCAAACCTCTCGCCTAAAAACTTGA
- a CDS encoding histidine kinase, producing the protein MTTNHNKTDQKDRTDQKTILVAVNDIFFYTKIRDALLPNGYTLERVRTLDEVPQKLSALRPTAMIVNMNDPSLDAFRALETVRGGNSLRSMPILAFANHEEVETWKRAKELGVTKIVSRNEFSARTRELINELMSKQPTASSE; encoded by the coding sequence ATGACGACGAATCATAACAAGACAGACCAGAAAGACCGGACAGACCAAAAGACCATTTTAGTCGCCGTCAACGACATCTTCTTCTACACCAAAATCCGCGATGCGCTGTTGCCGAACGGCTACACATTGGAGCGAGTCCGGACGCTGGACGAGGTGCCGCAGAAGCTGTCCGCGTTGCGTCCCACGGCCATGATCGTGAACATGAACGACCCTTCGCTGGATGCCTTTCGGGCGCTGGAGACGGTCAGAGGCGGCAACAGCTTGCGGTCCATGCCGATCCTGGCCTTCGCCAATCACGAAGAGGTGGAGACCTGGAAACGGGCCAAGGAGTTGGGCGTCACCAAGATCGTGTCCAGGAATGAATTCTCGGCGAGGACGCGGGAATTGATCAACGAGTTAATGAGCAAACAGCCAACAGCGAGCAGCGAGTAG
- a CDS encoding isoprenylcysteine carboxylmethyltransferase family protein, whose protein sequence is MRILIKTILFTVLVPGTVTIVIPYWLLSHFQPRVPFSFGPWSLIGVVLIPAGAGAYLWCAWEFSTRGQGTPALWDPPVVFVATGLYRWVRNPMYLGILLMLVGEALAFDSLAIAVYAFLLGVGFHLFVISIEEPLLQARFGQLYAEYRNAVPRWLPRRRKSEAGRSQ, encoded by the coding sequence ATGCGTATATTGATCAAGACGATCCTCTTTACCGTCCTCGTCCCGGGCACGGTGACGATCGTGATTCCCTACTGGCTGCTGTCCCACTTCCAACCCCGCGTGCCGTTTTCCTTCGGACCGTGGTCCCTGATCGGCGTCGTGTTGATCCCCGCCGGCGCCGGCGCCTATCTCTGGTGCGCGTGGGAGTTTTCGACGCGCGGCCAAGGCACACCGGCCTTGTGGGATCCGCCGGTCGTGTTTGTGGCGACCGGCTTGTATCGCTGGGTGAGGAACCCGATGTATCTGGGAATTCTTCTCATGCTCGTCGGGGAAGCTCTGGCGTTTGATTCCCTGGCGATCGCCGTCTACGCGTTTTTGTTGGGCGTCGGCTTTCATCTGTTTGTGATCTCCATCGAGGAACCTCTGTTGCAAGCCAGGTTCGGGCAGCTCTATGCGGAGTATCGCAACGCAGTCCCACGGTGGCTTCCGCGAAGGCGAAAGAGCGAGGCAGGGAGGTCGCAATGA
- a CDS encoding class I SAM-dependent methyltransferase, protein MKNLVLPEIEAYAEAHSAAESEVCRALREETYRTMEIPHMIVGPLEGAFLKMMTLLVGAKRVLEIGMFTGYSALCFAETLPEDGRVITCEINPESAVLGRRYFTKSPHGRKIDIRMGPALETLRALTGPFDVIFIDADKVNYVNYYRRALELLSPKGVILIDNVLWNGDVLVHPPPDASTATIQELNRLVAADPRVTAVLVTIRDGVMVVRKKT, encoded by the coding sequence ATGAAGAACCTGGTCTTGCCAGAAATCGAAGCCTACGCCGAAGCCCACTCCGCCGCCGAGTCGGAAGTCTGCCGCGCGTTGCGGGAGGAAACCTATCGGACCATGGAGATCCCGCACATGATCGTCGGGCCGCTGGAGGGCGCCTTTCTGAAAATGATGACGTTGTTGGTGGGGGCGAAACGGGTGCTGGAGATCGGGATGTTCACGGGCTACAGCGCCCTGTGCTTCGCGGAAACCCTGCCGGAGGACGGTCGCGTGATCACCTGCGAGATCAATCCGGAGTCGGCGGTGTTGGGCAGGAGGTATTTTACCAAGAGCCCGCATGGCCGCAAGATCGACATCCGGATGGGTCCCGCGCTGGAGACGTTGCGCGCGCTGACCGGTCCGTTCGACGTGATCTTTATCGATGCGGACAAGGTGAACTATGTCAATTACTATCGGCGGGCGCTGGAACTCCTGTCGCCGAAGGGCGTGATCCTGATCGACAACGTCTTATGGAACGGCGACGTGCTGGTGCATCCGCCGCCGGATGCGTCGACGGCCACGATCCAGGAATTGAACCGCCTGGTGGCCGCTGATCCGCGAGTCACGGCCGTGTTGGTGACAATCCGGGACGGCGTGATGGTGGTGCGAAAGAAGACGTGA